DNA sequence from the Streptomyces tsukubensis genome:
GAGACGTTGTCCCGCACCACGATCCGGCACGGCTTGCACTGGCCCACGTAGATGCCCGAATCGGCCCCGCCGGAGGTGTAGGAGCGTTCGACGACACCGTTCTGCGCGGAGAACGCGTAGATGCCGTAGAGGCCGTTGCGGGTCGCCGTCACATGCGACACCAGGAACGACTTCAGCAGGTTGACGGGTTCGTCGCCGGTGTCGTAGCCGCCGCTGCCCGGCAGTCCGGTGACCGCCGCTGCCGAACCGGTGACCAGCACTCCGTTGTGCGTGTTGTTCCGCACGGTCAGATTCTCCACGGCCACCCCGGGCGCCGTGACGACCACGCCGTTCGGTCGCCGCACCTGCCCGTCGATGACCACCCCGGCCCGGGATTCGCCCCGCAGGGTGACGCGCTCCGTGTCGATCCGTACCGACTCGCGATATACGCCCGGAGCCACCAGCACCAGGTCACCGGGGCGGGCCAGGGACACCGCGGCCGAGATCGTCGGGGCGTCACCGGGCACCCGGATCGTCACCCGCGAGCCGTCCGGCCGTTTGCCCTCGCCCGATGCGTCGCCACCACCGTCGCTGCAGCCGGTCACCAGCGCCAGGGCGCCCAGGGCGGCCGCCGTCATGCGAAGAGCCAATCGAGACATGATCCCAGTCTGACACGGCGTCATGCCGCCCGCTGGAAGGTCGAACTCCCTGTCGCCGTACGAAGGTTGGGCGACGGGGGCGGACCGGGTATGGCACTGTACCCCTCATGCATCGCGCCGATCAGCCCCCGTCGCGCCGCGCGTTCCTCGATGTCACCGGCGCCACGGTGGCTACCGGTCTCCTCGCCGGATGCTCGGGGAACTCCGCCCGGCCCGGCCGGCCCGCCCCTTCCGCGTCGCCCGCGCCCAGGCCCGCGCCGGTCCCGGTGACGGGCCGCCATCAGGCGGGTGTGCTGCATCCCGGGACGGCCCAGCCCCATCTGCTGGCCCTGGTCGCGGACCTCGGAGCCACGGTGGCGCCCGGCCCGCTGCTGGCCGAACTCGGCGAGGCCGTCCGCACCCTCGCCGCCGGGTCCGACCCGCGGCTGCTGGGCCTGCCCCCGGGCGATCTGACCGTGACCGTCGGCGTGGGTCCACGGCTGGTACGGACCGCCGGCGCCGCACTGCCCGGCGCGGCCGACCTCCCGCGGTTCTCCCGCGAACGGATCGCCCCGCCGGCGCGCGGCGGTGATCTGCTGATACAGATCTGCGCGGGCGACGCCCTGCTTCTGCCGGTCGTCGCCGCAGCGCTGCTGGACCAGGCCGGGGACCGCGTCCGGGAGCGCTGGCGGCAGCTCGGACGCCGCGGTGCGGAGGTGCCCGTGGCCGACGGCCGCTCCGCACCGCGCAATCTGCTCGGTTTCATCGACGGCATCGTGGGCCCGCACACCACCGCCGAGCAGGAGCGCGACCTGTGGCTGGCCGGACCCCCCGCGGTCGCCGGCGGCACCCTGGCCGTACTGCGGCGCATGGAACTCGACCTGACGCGGTTCGCCGCCCTGCCGGTCGCCGAGCAGGAGGCGGTCTTCGGGCGGCGCCGGTCCAGCGGCGTACCCCTCTCCGGCGGCAGCGTCGCCTCACCCCCCGGACTGGGCGCCAAGACACCCGACGGGCGCTACCTCGTCCCCGTGGACGCCCATGTACGCAGGGCGAATCCCACCGTGGTCGGCGTCGGCCATATGCTCCGCCGCTCCTACAGCATCGACCATCCCGCCCCCGGCCTGCTGTTCATCAGCTTCCAGAACGACCTGCGGACCTTCACGGCCACGCTCAGCCGCATGGACTCCTCCGACGCGCTGCTGCCCTTCACCACCACGACCGCCGGCGCGACCTTCCTGATCCTCCCCGGCTACGGCCCGCGACGCCCGCTCGGTTCCTCGTTGTTCGGCTGACTCCCTGTCCGGGGGCCACCCGTCACAAGGCCCTCAGCACTCGATGATGTTCACCGCGAGCCCGCCCCGCGCCGTCTCCTTGTACTTGACCTTCATCGTGGCCGCCATAGTGATCATGCCCCTGAGCTGCGGCTTCAGGGCGAGACCGGAGGCCCAATCGGCCGCCAGGGACTTCTCAGGGACTTTGCGCTGATCGCCCGCGAGCCAGGAGTCCATGGCCGCCAGACCGCGCCGCCCGGCCCCGGGCATGAAGTGAGCGTAGTGGTCGAGCGTGATCTTGGGGGAGGAGTGCCCGAGCCAGGCCGCGAGGCTCACCACGGACTCGCCGGCCTCAAGCTGCACGCTGGCGTAGGTGTGCCGCAGGACATGGAACATGTCCGACCGCGACGATGCGTAGACGGGGTAGCGGCGGACTCGGCCGCCGTACTCCTGAGTCTTCTCGCCGATCACGGTGAGCAGCCCGACGGCCGCAAGGGCGGGCCGCCAGCTCCGCTCGTTCCAGGTCCTGTAGTAGATCCGATTCCCGTGCGAGGTCGTGAGGACGAGCTGCACGGTGATCGGACGCCGCTGCCGCTCCTCCAGCGCGTTGGCCGGAGGCTCCGGGTTCCGCCAGGGGAGGGTGCACGCCGTCGAGGGGAACCGGCGGAAGTGTGCGCGGGCGCGGGCCGCCAGGTTGGGGGAGAGCGGTATCTCCCGCGTCTTGCCACCCTTGGGCAGACAAAAGTACGGACGCCCTTTCATGTCCCACCGGAGCTGACGCCGGATGCGCACGATCATGTTGGCGAAGTCGAAGTCCTCCTCGGCCAGCCCGAACGCCTCGCCCTGGCGCAGCCCGAGCCCGAGCCCCAGATCCACGGCGAACCGGTAGCGCTCCTGGAGCTGCTCCCGGACGGCGTCGACGGTCGTACGGGCCCACGCCTTGGCCTTCTTCTCTTTGGCGCGCGGGGCCTTGACGCTCTTGTGGACCTTGAGCGGGTTCCGCAGAAGCCGCTGGTCGTCCACGGCGCTGTTGAGGATGGAGGAGAGGTGTCCCCAGATCACCTCCGCGGTCGAGTCCTCGACCCGTGTCAGCAGGGTCGCCTTGAAGGTGCGCAGGGTGGACGCGTCGATGTCCCGCAGTGCCACGTCGCCGAGCAGCGGGATGAGGTGGTTGTTGATCCGACTGGCCATGGGGCCGGCGGTCGAGGGTTCATCGGTACGGCCCGGCCACCAGTGCTCCACGATGTAGTCGCCGACCGAGATCGCACCGTCTCGGGGGTCGA
Encoded proteins:
- a CDS encoding Dyp-type peroxidase, producing MHRADQPPSRRAFLDVTGATVATGLLAGCSGNSARPGRPAPSASPAPRPAPVPVTGRHQAGVLHPGTAQPHLLALVADLGATVAPGPLLAELGEAVRTLAAGSDPRLLGLPPGDLTVTVGVGPRLVRTAGAALPGAADLPRFSRERIAPPARGGDLLIQICAGDALLLPVVAAALLDQAGDRVRERWRQLGRRGAEVPVADGRSAPRNLLGFIDGIVGPHTTAEQERDLWLAGPPAVAGGTLAVLRRMELDLTRFAALPVAEQEAVFGRRRSSGVPLSGGSVASPPGLGAKTPDGRYLVPVDAHVRRANPTVVGVGHMLRRSYSIDHPAPGLLFISFQNDLRTFTATLSRMDSSDALLPFTTTTAGATFLILPGYGPRRPLGSSLFG
- a CDS encoding tyrosine-type recombinase/integrase, which translates into the protein MAGYIEDRWLKKRPNKETGKRERTALYGTGKRYRVKGIPGVQDRSFTTSEDAKKWLATATTDSRRGEFIDPRDGAISVGDYIVEHWWPGRTDEPSTAGPMASRINNHLIPLLGDVALRDIDASTLRTFKATLLTRVEDSTAEVIWGHLSSILNSAVDDQRLLRNPLKVHKSVKAPRAKEKKAKAWARTTVDAVREQLQERYRFAVDLGLGLGLRQGEAFGLAEEDFDFANMIVRIRRQLRWDMKGRPYFCLPKGGKTREIPLSPNLAARARAHFRRFPSTACTLPWRNPEPPANALEERQRRPITVQLVLTTSHGNRIYYRTWNERSWRPALAAVGLLTVIGEKTQEYGGRVRRYPVYASSRSDMFHVLRHTYASVQLEAGESVVSLAAWLGHSSPKITLDHYAHFMPGAGRRGLAAMDSWLAGDQRKVPEKSLAADWASGLALKPQLRGMITMAATMKVKYKETARGGLAVNIIEC